The Kosakonia sacchari SP1 genome includes a window with the following:
- a CDS encoding type II toxin-antitoxin system RelB/DinJ family antitoxin encodes MPLAMINARLDTALKERVDPKLQQLGCTATQAITALYQFVDQNDRLPFTIETRVWRPEESLQNTLDGLLSARPRLAEIARLMSEDTLTEDARRRYCQALAIDIGMIKDDMRLYSATGRAGEHLQHYVQSSLGEAYLALTLCHSILEDSPNSYGRTLFLKKEKAFAGALATAETRMTEMGLHQAGAVTASFTHEGTYCSVEVYRPESYQYGAWQVRVMLKPARRGQSLPASLSWQGFTFPAVTDRVFSVASPYSTPVTGKHGTEIGFRFVEGYAFFHLYTSGTDEEHNAINAGEVAATLGEYVDGKLEEITGAPGS; translated from the coding sequence ATGCCGTTAGCCATGATTAACGCCCGCCTGGATACGGCGCTGAAAGAACGCGTTGACCCCAAACTACAGCAACTGGGTTGCACGGCCACCCAGGCCATCACCGCCCTTTACCAGTTTGTCGATCAGAACGACCGATTGCCTTTCACGATAGAAACCCGGGTCTGGCGGCCGGAAGAGTCGCTGCAGAACACCCTCGACGGCCTGCTGTCGGCCCGGCCCCGGCTCGCGGAGATCGCCCGGCTGATGAGCGAGGATACGCTGACAGAGGACGCGCGCCGGAGATACTGCCAGGCGCTGGCCATCGATATCGGCATGATCAAAGACGACATGCGTCTGTACAGCGCGACCGGGCGCGCGGGTGAACACCTGCAGCATTATGTCCAGTCTTCGCTCGGCGAGGCTTATCTGGCGCTGACCCTCTGCCACAGCATTCTGGAGGATTCACCGAACAGCTATGGACGAACCCTGTTCCTGAAAAAAGAAAAAGCCTTTGCCGGGGCGCTGGCAACGGCTGAAACCCGCATGACCGAGATGGGCCTCCATCAGGCCGGGGCGGTGACAGCGTCCTTTACGCACGAGGGCACGTACTGTTCTGTCGAGGTGTACCGGCCGGAGAGCTATCAGTATGGAGCCTGGCAGGTCCGCGTGATGCTGAAACCCGCGCGGAGGGGGCAGTCGTTACCCGCCAGCCTGAGTTGGCAGGGCTTCACGTTCCCGGCAGTCACCGATCGTGTTTTTAGCGTTGCCAGCCCGTACAGCACGCCGGTGACAGGGAAGCACGGCACCGAGATCGGCTTCAGGTTTGTGGAAGGGTATGCGTTCTTCCACCTGTACACTAGTGGCACGGATGAGGAACACAACGCCATCAACGCTGGGGAGGTGGCCGCCACGCTCGGTGAGTATGTGGACGGTAAACTGGAAGAGATCACCGGGGCCCCTGGCTCGTAA
- a CDS encoding TraX family protein translates to MTQFLSVTMNGLTSRIHHWLAISPGAADRLKLTALVAMLADHINTLLLTHPRPELYALGRMAFPLFVLIWARNVMLRPERLQLRANRMWIWAVVTQPAFSLAFRGHDPWYALNILFVFASVTQLLAWHHRYRLAGMAGGVLLLVLMAWPLSVASYGVPGLVLALSLAIFLHNSSFRQCKTAGAAAFIALLALNSQHLQEIPVTVVVLAILPTVLLPAAAVSAATSPAAGRENRFMPASFFYLAYVGHLLVIGLVRLPELG, encoded by the coding sequence ATGACACAGTTTCTCAGCGTAACAATGAACGGACTGACGTCCAGAATACACCACTGGCTGGCCATCAGTCCGGGGGCAGCCGACCGGCTCAAACTGACGGCGCTGGTTGCCATGCTGGCGGACCATATCAATACGCTTCTGCTGACGCATCCGCGCCCGGAGCTGTATGCGCTGGGGAGAATGGCGTTTCCGCTGTTCGTCCTGATATGGGCACGCAATGTGATGCTCCGGCCGGAGCGCCTGCAGTTAAGGGCAAACCGGATGTGGATCTGGGCAGTGGTCACCCAGCCGGCATTCAGTCTGGCGTTCCGGGGGCACGACCCGTGGTACGCCCTGAACATTCTGTTCGTCTTCGCCAGCGTCACGCAGCTGCTTGCCTGGCATCACAGGTACCGTCTGGCTGGCATGGCGGGCGGCGTGTTATTGCTAGTCCTGATGGCGTGGCCACTGTCTGTCGCAAGCTATGGCGTGCCGGGGCTGGTTCTGGCCCTGTCGCTGGCCATCTTCCTGCACAACTCCTCATTCCGGCAGTGCAAGACTGCCGGAGCCGCCGCCTTCATTGCTCTGCTTGCACTGAACAGTCAGCATTTACAGGAGATACCGGTTACCGTGGTTGTGCTGGCTATTCTTCCCACCGTTCTGCTGCCGGCAGCGGCAGTCAGTGCCGCCACCTCACCGGCTGCGGGAAGGGAAAACCGGTTTATGCCGGCGTCATTCTTTTATCTGGCCTATGTCGGCCATCTGCTGGTCATCGGGCTGGTCAGGCTGCCGGAGCTGGGTTGA
- a CDS encoding carboxymuconolactone decarboxylase family protein, with product MSRLTFIQPENATDKTADLFGAIKKAMGKVPNAYQTIGIAPDMLAQALQHNAALAKSSLNKKELEAINLLVSEISGCDYCLAAHTLTGKMAGYSVEQTQQLRRGEFPEDAHIDALLKFVKTVVTTHGTLPAEKVESLRSAGFADRQIVEIISAISAILFTNMINRVNDTVVDFPKVAVL from the coding sequence ATGAGCCGTTTAACATTCATTCAACCCGAAAACGCCACCGATAAAACCGCCGATCTTTTCGGTGCCATTAAGAAAGCAATGGGTAAAGTACCTAATGCCTACCAGACCATTGGCATTGCCCCGGATATGCTTGCTCAGGCGTTACAACATAATGCCGCACTGGCAAAAAGTTCGCTGAATAAAAAAGAGCTGGAAGCAATCAACTTACTGGTCAGTGAAATTTCCGGCTGTGACTACTGCCTGGCCGCGCATACGTTAACGGGCAAAATGGCGGGTTATAGCGTGGAGCAAACGCAACAACTGCGCCGGGGTGAATTCCCTGAAGATGCGCACATTGACGCGCTGCTGAAATTCGTAAAAACCGTGGTCACCACGCACGGTACGCTGCCAGCTGAAAAGGTTGAATCGCTGCGCAGCGCCGGTTTCGCGGATCGCCAGATTGTCGAGATAATCAGCGCCATCAGCGCCATTCTGTTTACCAATATGATTAACCGCGTCAACGACACGGTTGTGGATTTCCCGAAAGTCGCCGTACTGTAA
- a CDS encoding AraC family transcriptional regulator, which produces MDSLSQLLAMLAPTCAVNLHCRFAGRWEADHQQLAPGVVPWHVVLHGEARLVVEGRHVDVHAGDVLLLPHGSPHLLQSLVEWGQVVPALKHDNGILTEVRSPAKGAAVEVLCGEFDFGPHSGWLFAHESHLIHLQTNHWQACPELEMLLMMLVRESLGSLPGNATIAKGLADTLLALILRLLLSLHEPPAGLLRLMSNKRLTPALLAVIAEPAHPWTLETMAERCFLSRATFARYFARSYPLTPQAWLSQLRMALASQLLITYAGLTVDAVAERCGFLSLSSFSKGFKRLYGVSPAQYRKRRTHLHTPQP; this is translated from the coding sequence GTGGATAGCCTCAGCCAACTGCTTGCGATGCTGGCGCCAACATGCGCTGTGAACCTCCATTGCCGCTTTGCCGGGCGGTGGGAAGCCGACCATCAACAACTTGCGCCTGGCGTGGTGCCCTGGCATGTGGTTTTACACGGCGAAGCGAGGCTGGTGGTAGAAGGTCGACATGTAGATGTGCATGCAGGCGATGTGCTCCTGCTTCCCCACGGTTCGCCACATCTGCTCCAGAGCCTGGTCGAGTGGGGGCAGGTGGTTCCGGCGTTAAAGCATGACAACGGTATACTGACAGAAGTCCGAAGCCCGGCGAAGGGTGCGGCGGTGGAAGTGCTGTGCGGCGAATTTGATTTTGGCCCCCACAGCGGCTGGTTGTTTGCCCATGAAAGCCACCTTATCCATCTGCAAACAAACCACTGGCAGGCATGCCCTGAACTGGAAATGTTGCTGATGATGCTGGTGCGTGAAAGCCTCGGTTCGCTGCCGGGGAATGCGACGATTGCCAAAGGGCTGGCCGATACGTTGCTGGCGTTGATATTGCGACTGCTGCTCTCATTACATGAGCCGCCAGCCGGTCTGCTCAGGCTGATGAGCAACAAACGGCTTACCCCCGCGTTGCTGGCCGTCATCGCCGAGCCTGCGCATCCGTGGACCCTGGAAACCATGGCCGAGCGGTGCTTTTTATCCCGCGCGACATTTGCCCGCTATTTTGCCCGCAGTTACCCGCTTACGCCGCAGGCGTGGCTTTCCCAGCTACGCATGGCGTTGGCCTCGCAGTTACTCATTACGTACGCGGGGTTAACTGTCGACGCTGTCGCCGAACGATGCGGGTTTCTTTCGCTTTCCTCGTTTTCGAAAGGGTTCAAGCGATTGTATGGTGTGAGCCCTGCGCAATACCGAAAACGCCGAACCCATCTGCACACGCCTCAGCCATAG
- a CDS encoding putative quinol monooxygenase, translating to MNDTVTVVATITAHAGSREKVAGALKTVERDVQGEPGCLSYQLHVNRENDHQFVMIERWASAKMLEQHSQAAPFRALVSAIDGLADLNVMTLSSGA from the coding sequence ATGAACGATACCGTAACGGTTGTTGCAACGATTACCGCCCATGCCGGTAGCCGCGAAAAGGTGGCCGGGGCGCTTAAAACCGTTGAACGCGATGTGCAGGGTGAACCGGGTTGTCTCTCTTATCAATTGCATGTGAACCGTGAAAACGACCACCAGTTCGTGATGATTGAGCGCTGGGCATCGGCAAAAATGCTCGAGCAACACAGCCAGGCTGCACCATTCAGGGCATTAGTCAGCGCCATTGACGGGCTCGCCGACCTTAACGTCATGACCCTGAGCAGTGGTGCTTAA
- a CDS encoding GlxA family transcriptional regulator: MHKIGLLISDHFQMLALSTLTVFEFANLVAGEALYQPTVYSEFGGTVYSSSGIGVESRPLESATQIDTWLVAGVLSPVDEPASAGIVHFLQTTALQARRIAGICTGAFVLAQAGLLEKKRATTHWAHARSLVLQHPDVQLEDDRIFIIDDRIWTSAGMTAGLDMALGMVEKDLGAEAARVVAHRLVMNQRRSGGQTQHSEMLALAPRSDRLQSALEYARNNLKKTLTVELLADAVHVSARQLSRLFRQETGKSPAKAIEGLRLEAARLMIEQSRLSLDTIAREAGFRDGRHMREVFVRGYGIPPQSLRTGR; encoded by the coding sequence ATGCACAAAATTGGATTACTGATTTCCGACCATTTTCAGATGCTGGCGCTGTCCACCTTGACGGTGTTTGAGTTTGCCAACCTTGTTGCCGGTGAAGCGTTGTATCAGCCAACGGTCTACTCAGAATTTGGCGGCACCGTTTATTCCTCATCCGGCATTGGCGTCGAGTCCCGGCCATTGGAAAGCGCCACGCAAATCGACACCTGGCTGGTCGCGGGTGTGCTGTCGCCCGTGGATGAACCGGCCAGTGCCGGCATCGTTCACTTTCTGCAAACCACGGCGTTACAGGCGCGCCGCATCGCGGGGATCTGCACCGGCGCCTTTGTGCTGGCGCAGGCGGGTTTGCTGGAGAAAAAGCGCGCCACGACGCACTGGGCGCACGCCCGAAGCCTGGTGCTGCAGCATCCGGACGTTCAGCTTGAAGACGATCGTATTTTTATCATTGATGATCGCATCTGGACGTCCGCCGGGATGACGGCCGGGCTGGATATGGCGCTCGGCATGGTGGAAAAAGATCTGGGTGCCGAGGCGGCACGTGTCGTTGCGCACCGGCTGGTGATGAATCAACGCCGCTCCGGCGGGCAGACGCAGCACTCTGAAATGCTGGCGCTGGCACCGCGCTCGGATCGGCTGCAAAGCGCGCTGGAATACGCCCGCAATAATCTGAAAAAAACGCTGACGGTAGAACTGCTGGCCGATGCGGTTCACGTGAGCGCCCGCCAACTCAGCCGCCTGTTTCGCCAGGAAACGGGCAAATCGCCAGCGAAAGCGATTGAAGGATTACGGCTGGAAGCGGCGCGGCTCATGATTGAGCAAAGCCGGCTTTCGCTGGACACGATTGCCCGTGAAGCCGGTTTTCGCGATGGTCGCCATATGCGGGAAGTTTTCGTGCGTGGTTACGGTATTCCGCCACAATCGCTACGCACCGGCCGTTAA
- a CDS encoding MFS transporter — protein sequence MNNRLSLAQRRALWALSLAYFIQATGALSVAGSLTAISHEWGLSDGQSARLLAIFGLTFAISAPLAQVFLGHLMRKYQVLAGMLVFGLGAFIFAIAPDYTALVISRVVMGLGASLIGPVLVALGAELVTQHERGSAIATILLGVSMASMVGIPLAAWIANSWGARPLFALVALVSVLTTLAVWFSVPNVVKGVDIRLRQVGQVLMDGKSLAAFLVVFFITSGVYDMYAFISPMIRDRWQGDTTSVSIALTVIGVAGILGNLFVGRAARRYSAERLLIAGITMLVLDMLLLMILPGKLALLYLLLVLWAFSTDLLWPTQQRRIVEIASETTRGISLALTSAFMFCGIGFGSAVASWLYPLFGFYGVMLSAVLFLLLALSSLWISERLRVRSQALQAASAC from the coding sequence ATGAATAATCGATTATCTCTGGCGCAACGACGCGCGCTGTGGGCACTGAGCCTGGCGTATTTTATTCAGGCAACGGGGGCGCTATCGGTAGCGGGCAGCCTGACCGCCATCTCCCATGAATGGGGGTTGAGCGATGGTCAAAGTGCGCGTTTACTCGCTATTTTCGGCCTGACCTTTGCCATCAGCGCACCGCTGGCACAGGTGTTTTTAGGCCATTTGATGCGCAAATACCAGGTGCTGGCCGGGATGCTGGTGTTCGGCCTCGGGGCTTTTATTTTCGCCATCGCCCCCGATTACACCGCGCTGGTTATCTCCCGCGTGGTGATGGGGCTGGGTGCATCGCTGATTGGCCCGGTGCTGGTGGCGCTCGGCGCGGAACTTGTCACGCAACATGAACGCGGCAGCGCCATTGCCACGATCCTGCTCGGTGTCTCCATGGCGAGCATGGTGGGGATTCCGCTGGCGGCGTGGATCGCGAATAGTTGGGGTGCAAGACCGTTGTTTGCACTTGTCGCACTGGTGAGTGTGCTGACCACGCTGGCCGTCTGGTTCTCGGTGCCCAACGTCGTTAAAGGGGTGGATATTCGTTTACGCCAGGTGGGGCAGGTATTAATGGATGGCAAATCGCTGGCGGCGTTTTTGGTGGTCTTTTTCATTACCTCCGGCGTGTATGACATGTATGCCTTTATTTCGCCGATGATCCGCGATCGCTGGCAAGGCGATACCACCAGTGTTTCGATAGCGCTGACGGTGATTGGTGTTGCCGGGATTTTGGGGAACTTGTTTGTTGGCCGCGCCGCACGCCGTTATAGCGCCGAACGGTTGCTGATCGCTGGCATCACTATGCTGGTGCTGGATATGCTGCTGCTGATGATCCTGCCCGGTAAGCTGGCGTTGCTCTATTTGTTACTGGTGCTGTGGGCATTTTCTACCGACCTTCTGTGGCCAACCCAGCAGCGGCGGATTGTGGAGATCGCGTCTGAGACGACACGCGGTATCTCGCTCGCCCTGACCAGCGCGTTTATGTTTTGCGGCATCGGTTTTGGCTCGGCGGTCGCTTCATGGCTCTATCCGCTGTTCGGCTTTTATGGTGTGATGCTAAGCGCAGTCCTGTTTTTACTATTGGCGCTTAGCAGTTTGTGGATCTCTGAACGATTACGCGTTCGAAGCCAGGCTTTGCAGGCCGCCAGCGCATGTTAA
- a CDS encoding SDR family oxidoreductase translates to MKLTGNTIFITGGTSGIGRAMAEKFHQLGNKVIISGRRKALLDSVTEANPGMDSVVLDVTQAASIKAAARGVLSRYPALNVVINNAGIMPFDNPAGELDDAMASTLLNTNLLGPVRVSAAFIEHLKQQPDAVLINNSSILAFLPLVSNALYSATKAAIHSYTLSQRFLLKDFGIKVIEISPPWVDTDLIYKSGDTRAMPLPDFIQQTFDKLGTDTIEAIVDSVLPARANPGANEHEMVNAFNQAMVDNPIPVA, encoded by the coding sequence ATGAAACTGACAGGCAATACGATTTTTATTACCGGCGGCACGTCAGGCATTGGCCGTGCGATGGCGGAAAAATTTCACCAGTTGGGCAATAAAGTGATCATCTCCGGACGGCGAAAAGCGCTGCTGGATAGCGTCACAGAAGCCAACCCAGGCATGGATTCCGTGGTGCTGGACGTCACGCAGGCCGCAAGCATCAAAGCGGCGGCGCGTGGGGTGCTGTCGCGCTACCCGGCGCTGAACGTGGTTATCAACAATGCAGGCATTATGCCGTTCGACAACCCCGCCGGTGAACTGGATGACGCGATGGCTTCCACGCTGTTAAACACCAACTTGTTAGGCCCGGTGCGGGTAAGCGCGGCTTTTATTGAGCACCTGAAACAGCAGCCGGACGCGGTACTTATCAATAACAGTTCGATTCTGGCGTTCTTACCTCTCGTCAGTAACGCGCTCTATTCGGCGACCAAAGCCGCTATCCACTCTTACACCTTGTCCCAGCGCTTCCTGCTGAAGGATTTTGGCATCAAGGTTATCGAAATTTCGCCGCCGTGGGTGGATACCGATCTGATCTATAAGAGTGGCGACACCCGTGCGATGCCGTTGCCGGATTTTATCCAGCAAACCTTCGACAAGCTGGGCACCGATACCATTGAAGCCATTGTCGATAGCGTGTTGCCCGCACGCGCCAACCCTGGTGCGAACGAACATGAGATGGTCAACGCCTTTAACCAGGCGATGGTGGACAACCCGATCCCTGTGGCGTAA
- a CDS encoding SDR family NAD(P)-dependent oxidoreductase, with translation MTIATQPHKGTAVITGASTGIGAIYANRLARMGYDLIIVARNHNRLNQMASHITADTARNVEAVAADLNDAQQLRALEAKLREDASITLLVNNAGVGTHTPLLSSDVDQMEAMINLNVTALTRLTYAVVPGFVARGAGTIINISSIVGIAPELLNGVYGGTKAFVLAFSQSLHHELADKGIQIQAVLPGATATPFWDNGGLPLEQLDKSIVMSAYDLVDAALVGFAQGELVTIPSLHNDADWLAMEQRRQAMLPNLSSNVPAERYRPATTH, from the coding sequence ATGACCATCGCTACGCAACCTCACAAAGGCACGGCTGTTATTACCGGCGCATCAACCGGTATTGGCGCGATTTACGCCAACCGCCTGGCCAGAATGGGCTATGACCTGATTATCGTCGCCCGTAACCATAACCGCCTGAACCAGATGGCCAGTCACATCACGGCAGATACCGCCCGCAATGTGGAAGCCGTCGCCGCCGATTTAAACGACGCCCAACAACTGCGGGCGCTGGAAGCGAAGCTGCGTGAAGATGCCAGTATCACGCTGCTGGTAAACAATGCCGGCGTCGGGACGCACACACCGCTGTTATCCAGCGATGTCGATCAGATGGAGGCGATGATTAACCTCAACGTCACCGCGCTGACCCGCCTTACATACGCGGTCGTTCCCGGTTTTGTGGCGCGCGGCGCGGGCACCATTATCAATATATCCTCGATTGTCGGCATCGCGCCGGAACTGCTGAACGGGGTCTATGGCGGAACAAAAGCCTTTGTGCTGGCGTTTAGCCAGTCGTTGCATCATGAACTGGCTGATAAAGGCATTCAGATCCAGGCAGTGTTACCGGGGGCAACGGCAACACCATTCTGGGACAACGGCGGTTTGCCGCTGGAACAGCTGGATAAATCCATTGTGATGAGTGCTTACGACCTGGTCGACGCCGCACTGGTTGGTTTCGCGCAAGGTGAACTCGTCACTATCCCTTCACTGCACAACGACGCGGACTGGCTGGCAATGGAACAGCGTCGACAGGCCATGCTGCCCAATCTCTCCAGTAATGTACCGGCTGAGCGCTACCGCCCGGCAACCACACACTGA